The DNA region ACACCGCGCGCCGCCCCGGCGACCGCGTGGTGTCCGTGCCCGAGCTCGACGGCACGCTCACCACCGACACGAGCCAGTTCGCTTCGTACGCCCACGACTTCGGCCGGCTGGTGACCGGCACGGTCCCGTGGGCGGTGCTCACCCCCGGCTCGGTCCAGGACATCGCCAAGATGATCCGCTACGCCCGGAGAAACAACCTCAAGCTGGCCGTCAACGGCCGCAGCGGCACCGGCGGCGACCTGGAGTCCCACTCCTGCTACGGCCAGGCCGCCGTCCCCGGTGGCATCTCGGTGAGCGCCCGGGGCATGGCGCGCATCCTGTCCACCGGTGCCGACACGGTCACCGTCGAAGCCGGCGCGACCTTCGCCGAGATCACCGACCACCTGCTCTCCCGGGGCCGGACGCTTCCTGCCCTCCCCGACTACCTGCCGCTCTCCGTGGGCGGCACGCTCAGCGTCGGCGGCATCGGTCTGACCATGGGAACCCAGGGCCTGATCGCCGACACCGTGAAGTCGCTGGTCGTGGTGACCGGCACCGGTGAGGTCGTCACCACCTCCCCGACCCGCCGGCCCGAGCTGTTCCGCACCGCGCTGGCGGGCGGCGGACAGGTCGGTGTCATCGTCCAGGTCACCCTGCGAACCGCACCCGCGGCCGAACGCGCCGCCGTCTTCAACCTGTTCTACGACGACGTGGCGTCGTTCATGAGGGACTCCGAGGTCCTGCTCGCCGACCACCGCTTCCAGATGCAGGGCGGTGAGATGGCCCGGCGCCCGGACGACTCGGGCTGGCGCTACAAGATCGAGGCGGTCGCCACCTACTCCCGTGGCCGGACCCCGGACCGGGCTCGGCTGCTGCGGGGCCTGAGGGACCTGCGCGACGAGGCGTACGTCGAGGACTACGCGCTGCGCGACTACCTGTTCCGGCTCGACGCCTTCGAGGCGTTCCTGAAGGAGGGCGGCCACTGGGAGCAGCCCAAGCCGTGGCTGAGCCTGTTCCTCCCACGCTCGGCGGCCGCGAAGTTCCTGCGGCTGGCGGAGGGTGTGCTGACGCCGGACGACATGGGCGCGGGCCTGCTGCTGAGCTACCCGTACCTGACGTCCAACATCGGCGCCCCCATGGCCGTCCAGCCGAGGGACCGGGTCGGCTACCTCTTCGACCTGCTGCGCTTCCCGCACCCGGGTACCCCCGCCGCCGACATCGACCGCATGGTGCAGCAGAACCGCTGGCTGTACGACCGGGCGGTGGCGCTGGGCGCCAAACGGTACCTCGTCGGCGCGGTACCGGACCTCACCCCGGCCGACTGGCGCCGCCACTTCGGCACCTCGTACAAGGCGCTGAGCGAGGCGAAGAAGCGCTTCGACCCGGGTGACGTCCTCACCCCGGGCCAGGGCTTCTTCCACTGACCGGGCAGGCCGTGGAACCCGCCTACCCCGTCGAACCATTGAGGAGGAACAGCAGGTGAAGACGTACGACCTCGTCGACGAGGCGCTGCTCTCCGCCGGTGCGGACCCGGTCTGGGAAGCCCTGGTGGGTGAACTCTCGGGCGCCGCCCGGTGGTGGGTGCCGGACAACACCTTCGAGCCGGCGGACGGCGCCCCGGACCGGGTGGGCGCGCTCACCCGGATCACGGTCCACACCAAGGGGGTGGACAAGGGCGGCAAGAAGCTCCGGTTCACCGCGCGGACGACCGCCGTGGAACCGGGCAGGAGGCTGGGCCTGGAGTACGTCGAGGGAGCGTTCCGGGGGACGGCGGAGTTCACCCTCGTCCCGCTCGACGGCGGCGGCACCCGGTTGGCGATGCGCTTCCGGGCCCGGCCGCACGGCGGGCTGGCCGTCCTGGCCAACGTCGTGGACATCGGCGCGCAGCACACCCGCGCGACCCGCGCCGCGTTCGCCCGGCTCGGCCGGCTGCTGCCGGCCGAGCCCTCGCCGGCGGCCTCCGCCGCCACGGCTCCGGAAGTCTCCCGGTGACCGCTCCCGCCACGGCC from Streptomyces sp. NBC_01754 includes:
- a CDS encoding FAD-binding protein, with protein sequence MNLHTPSRRTVLGAVGATATVVGWNVTAGSWAWAGDTARRPGDRVVSVPELDGTLTTDTSQFASYAHDFGRLVTGTVPWAVLTPGSVQDIAKMIRYARRNNLKLAVNGRSGTGGDLESHSCYGQAAVPGGISVSARGMARILSTGADTVTVEAGATFAEITDHLLSRGRTLPALPDYLPLSVGGTLSVGGIGLTMGTQGLIADTVKSLVVVTGTGEVVTTSPTRRPELFRTALAGGGQVGVIVQVTLRTAPAAERAAVFNLFYDDVASFMRDSEVLLADHRFQMQGGEMARRPDDSGWRYKIEAVATYSRGRTPDRARLLRGLRDLRDEAYVEDYALRDYLFRLDAFEAFLKEGGHWEQPKPWLSLFLPRSAAAKFLRLAEGVLTPDDMGAGLLLSYPYLTSNIGAPMAVQPRDRVGYLFDLLRFPHPGTPAADIDRMVQQNRWLYDRAVALGAKRYLVGAVPDLTPADWRRHFGTSYKALSEAKKRFDPGDVLTPGQGFFH
- a CDS encoding SRPBCC family protein translates to MKTYDLVDEALLSAGADPVWEALVGELSGAARWWVPDNTFEPADGAPDRVGALTRITVHTKGVDKGGKKLRFTARTTAVEPGRRLGLEYVEGAFRGTAEFTLVPLDGGGTRLAMRFRARPHGGLAVLANVVDIGAQHTRATRAAFARLGRLLPAEPSPAASAATAPEVSR